Within the Plutella xylostella chromosome 20, ilPluXylo3.1, whole genome shotgun sequence genome, the region TAACCACAGTCTGCAGCGGCTACGGCTCAGCCCTTATCCGGGAGCAGGCCCACTCCTCGACTAGTGGGCCTTCCCTGGCCGCCCTGGTGTCGTCAGCTCCGAGAGACGCGGCCGACCTGGTGTCTAGACTGCTGGTCTTCAACCCGGCCAAGAGGCTCAGTGCTGAACGCGCGCTGGACCATGAGTATGTGGCCAAGTGAGTATTGTGACAAGTAAAGGGTTTTTgtgatttgttttttgtttgaagATTATGGTTTTTGTTTGAACTACTGATAATGGTACGGACTCCTGACTCACAGGTGCTCCTAGTTTAGCAGTCAGGgcgtcaccatttaggctaaGTATGCACATATTGCTCAATTAAGTTATGGTAATGATAATCCGCACTTGTCCACCAATCCGCACTAGGCCTGCTTGAtcgactaggcctaaaaccgtTCCTTCATTGTATATTCCTGATTGTTATAAATTGCTAGCATTGGGGACGTCGTgacgggtcgtgatgatgttgaaattcacacaatgtaTGTTTGCACAATAATgtatactaatattataaatgcgaaagtaactgtgtctgtctgtctgttactctttcacgtcaaaactactgaacggatttgaatggaatttggtatacatatggtctagacttCATTCTAGACCCTgacaaagaacataggctaatcccggaattcccaaaggaaaactttttaaggcgaagcgaagctcgcgggaactgctagtaatgtatattttaacgTGTCCCCCTCCAGGTTCCATCGTGAGCGCGACGAGCCGGTGCTTTCGACCGACGTGCTACTTCCCCTGCGTGATGACAAGCAGGTCTCAGTAGACGACTACCGGAACAAGCTCTACAGCATCATGGCCAAGGGCTCCAGCAGTGCCGTCAGGAAGAACCATTCTGGGTGAGAAACTGCTTCTGATTAATGTGTTGACGAGTTGGTTTGCCATGCATCGTTTGGAACGAAGAACAAGAATCGGACGCTTAATACAACAGGATAGAGTTGTGGTTAGGGCTGCAGATTTGCATTCCAGAAGTTTCGGAGTGCTGCGCTTACTACGGCGCGGCGCGATTGAGTGACAAATCTCGTTCGTTGGTTAGTTAGAGAGTGAGCCCCCTGATTGGTGTAGGTATTGACAACTAGGTTTGTCATCATGGTGAAGGTGTACTTATTAGAATAATTTGTTGATTCTGTAACGTCCTAATACAGTCATCTTCGTTTGTGCGACAAGAATGTGCTTAGATATTTCTCTAGCTAACTCCTTACCATTTTGCTTCCAGGAGTAAAACGCACCTACCAACAACAGCTAAAAGCAGCAAGAGCTTCCAAGAGACGACGGACTACAAGTCCTACGCGACCTCCCACAAGCCCAAACTGAGCAGCTCTTCGGCTGACCAAAAATCTAGACCCAAACTAAAGCATTCATCACACATTGAAAGACCACCAAGGGAATACAAATCAGAAATCAGTGCGAGTATATCAAAGCCAGTAAGAGCTACGAAAACGTTCGAACACCGTCCAGAATGGTTTGAAAATTCAAATTGTCATGGCGATTATATCCAGCCAGTGTCTCGACAGAGTTCCTCAGAAATAGGTTATGGGGTGAAGAAAAACTCCTTGCTGCAACAAAGGAGGAATTCGTCGACGTTTTCGACCATTTCTATTGGTGGGGATGCAGACTATGGGGGGTACAAGTCGGGTCAAAGCCACGGGGTTATAACTGCCAGTGCGTTGATGGATCTACGTACTGGCATTCGatgaacatttttttctttatttttgaaTATAGTTAGTTAGGTGGGTTTTTGCAGATAAGTATTtcttttttgttacttttgtGTCTTTTCTCGATCGTGAAAAGgttttttgttatttgaaGCTGTGTTGTTTTCTAgtcattgttttgtttatttggaaaataaataagtacttatctttgttttataatgGGGCAATTACATTATGATATTTGTTTAGTGTATgtaatgaaaaatttaaaatgatcCGTCCAGAGCACTTATGAAATTAAGAAATTTAGGAGTAGGTTTAAGGCTCAACACAGTAGTTtttacatataataattatatacttacctaatacctaCTGACTGGGAGTACCTAGAATTCAGGTAAGGACCTACAATTTCGTCACATAAACCGAGGTAAAACGTCTGGTACTAGAATTCTCACTTGTTGTAGGGGCTGGGAAATTAATACAAATATCGTTGACTTCAGTTAAACATATTCGAAAATATTTGGCGGATTCTCTACGCAATCTGACTAGAGTAGGCAGAATCGTATGAATGTTGATATTACAATAACACCCTTCTTTTTACGTTGGGGGTTAAACTAGGTCGGCACTGTTGTTGCGCCCAAGGGGACTACAAAATGACATGGATTAATCCACTAACTCGTAAGTACACAGGTTTGTTCATAAACGGTGTGATTTAAcggtaattaattatttaattaatgaatatgAACTCACTATTAggaattaattttaacacaTCTCAACGTGGTTTGATGTTATGAACTAGACTTTCCAGTTTGACacttttatatgtattttacatGGTAAATAAATGATTGGTACATAAT harbors:
- the LOC105391144 gene encoding extracellular signal-regulated kinase 2, whose product is MSQNHHHGNVKKEDPKRKDGVQKPQKKSPEKNMSEIDEHILKRFDIKKRLGKGAYGIVWKAVDKKTKDVVAIKKIFDAFRNQTDAQRTFREIIFLQSFRNHPNIVKLHSIHRALNNRDIYLGFEYMETDLHNVIKRGNILKDIHKRYIMYQMLKATKYIHSGNVIHRDQKPSNVLIDSACRVKLADFGLARSVSSLYSGGEDGADPCLTDYVATRWYRAPEILIASKNYTKGIDMWSLGCILGEMLTGKPLFPGTSTVNQVERIMSALPRPSAEDITTVCSGYGSALIREQAHSSTSGPSLAALVSSAPRDAADLVSRLLVFNPAKRLSAERALDHEYVAKFHRERDEPVLSTDVLLPLRDDKQVSVDDYRNKLYSIMAKGSSSAVRKNHSGSKTHLPTTAKSSKSFQETTDYKSYATSHKPKLSSSSADQKSRPKLKHSSHIERPPREYKSEISASISKPVRATKTFEHRPEWFENSNCHGDYIQPVSRQSSSEIGYGVKKNSLLQQRRNSSTFSTISIGGDADYGGYKSGQSHGVITASALMDLRTGIR